Proteins co-encoded in one Metabacillus sp. KUDC1714 genomic window:
- a CDS encoding sugar phosphate isomerase/epimerase family protein: MIKYGYNTLVYAGENIETSIARLSKFGYDGVEFVGEPGQMDTGLIKELLNKYNISASTICAIYNAERDIVSSDKQTRRNAIEYIKSCVDFASTIGAQGISLTPTACMKIYQEADRETELNWAVEGVKEAGSYAGEHGVRLTVEPWNRYENYLINRMEQSLELVNRVDLPSVGCMGDTYHMNIEEVDIADAIRLAGDKLYHLHIADSNRAAPGRGHIDFKPIAKALKDINYSGYLTMELLPAFADPFNGTRCEEFYDQYTEESIVFLKKLFKEEV, encoded by the coding sequence ATGATTAAATACGGTTATAACACACTTGTATATGCTGGTGAGAATATTGAAACTAGTATTGCGAGATTATCAAAATTCGGTTATGACGGTGTTGAATTTGTTGGGGAACCAGGACAAATGGATACTGGTTTAATAAAGGAACTGCTTAATAAATATAACATCTCTGCCTCTACAATATGTGCGATTTATAATGCTGAAAGAGACATCGTCTCCAGTGATAAGCAAACTAGAAGGAATGCGATTGAGTATATTAAAAGCTGCGTTGATTTTGCAAGTACCATTGGGGCACAAGGAATTTCATTAACTCCAACAGCCTGTATGAAAATTTATCAGGAGGCCGATAGAGAAACTGAGCTTAATTGGGCTGTTGAAGGAGTTAAAGAAGCAGGCTCATATGCTGGAGAACATGGAGTCAGATTAACTGTTGAACCATGGAATCGCTATGAGAATTATCTTATTAATCGAATGGAACAATCTCTTGAACTTGTCAATCGTGTTGATTTACCTAGTGTTGGGTGTATGGGTGATACATACCACATGAATATTGAAGAGGTAGACATTGCTGATGCGATTCGCCTGGCTGGGGATAAATTATATCATCTCCATATTGCTGACAGTAATCGTGCGGCACCTGGAAGAGGGCATATCGATTTTAAACCAATCGCGAAAGCATTAAAGGATATAAACTACAGTGGTTATTTAACAATGGAATTATTACCTGCTTTTGCTGACCCATTTAATGGGACAAGATGTGAAGAATTCTATGATCAATACACAGAGGAGTCTATCGTTTTCCTGAAAAAATTATTTAAGGAGGAAGTATGA
- a CDS encoding sugar phosphate isomerase/epimerase family protein, translating into MKKFGYQGVELAGEPDSIDIEQTKKLLHEYNLECSSICGIFTPERDLSSSNEAIRKNAVEYVKKSVDLAKALNAQTLIVVPTCVGKLSSETTLEEEWNNAILSVKEAGQYADEQGITIAIEALNRYETYLVNNLSLALRFVEEVNVECVGIMADLFHMSIEERDMKASLTKISDYLAHVHIADNTREAAGLGHTDFKPVISFLKDRNYQGYITMEFLPAVSNPYLASELTGESNIFDDFTRQSIQHMKKIVGNF; encoded by the coding sequence TTGAAAAAGTTTGGTTACCAGGGAGTTGAATTAGCTGGTGAACCAGATTCAATTGATATCGAGCAAACAAAAAAACTTTTACATGAGTATAACTTGGAATGCAGTTCGATTTGTGGCATTTTTACTCCGGAAAGAGATCTATCCTCATCGAACGAAGCTATTCGGAAAAATGCTGTTGAATATGTAAAAAAATCGGTCGATTTAGCGAAAGCCTTAAATGCCCAAACATTGATTGTTGTCCCAACCTGTGTTGGTAAGCTTTCTTCAGAAACGACTCTTGAGGAAGAATGGAATAATGCTATTTTAAGTGTTAAAGAGGCAGGACAATATGCAGATGAACAAGGAATCACAATTGCTATTGAAGCATTAAATCGTTATGAAACATATTTAGTGAACAACCTTTCATTAGCTCTAAGATTTGTTGAGGAAGTTAATGTAGAATGTGTTGGAATAATGGCTGATTTGTTTCACATGAGCATAGAGGAACGCGACATGAAGGCATCTTTAACGAAAATTTCTGATTATCTAGCACATGTCCATATAGCTGATAACACACGTGAAGCTGCTGGTCTTGGGCATACAGATTTTAAACCCGTTATTTCATTCCTAAAAGACAGAAATTATCAAGGATATATAACGATGGAATTTTTACCAGCTGTTTCAAATCCATACTTAGCATCTGAACTCACCGGAGAAAGCAATATTTTTGACGACTTTACTAGACAATCAATCCAGCACATGAAAAAAATTGTTGGAAATTTTTAA
- a CDS encoding substrate-binding domain-containing protein, translating to MKKIFFKMMMILLISGLAIAGCSQSSSSQSGNESEKSDKNEVKLPDSGPLTINPEISSEQEILSKGPYGETAISAKDFQLTEEEIEKIKEGKYKAAIAMHYAGNDYSTAQINGLKAAFERMGIEVVAVTDGQFKSEKQVADIETIMAKSPDIIVSLPVDPVSTAPAFKKAADAGIKLVFMDSVPVGLEPGKDYVSVVASDNYGNGTAAGDILGEQLGGKGKVGIIYHDVDFFVNNQRREAVETTLKEKYPEIEIVTSSGITTPNDAEKVASAMLTRYNDLDGIFAIWDVPAEGVLAAARTAGKEDLTITTVDLGTNVALEIASGGNVKGLGSQLPFDQGVAEAILAGHSLLGKEVPPFVAVPGLAVTQENVLEAWKMAYRQEAPEVIQKAAKQ from the coding sequence ATGAAAAAGATTTTTTTCAAAATGATGATGATTCTATTAATTAGTGGTCTAGCAATTGCTGGATGTAGTCAAAGTAGTTCTTCTCAATCTGGAAATGAAAGTGAAAAGAGCGATAAAAATGAGGTAAAACTTCCTGATTCAGGTCCACTTACGATTAACCCGGAAATTTCAAGTGAACAAGAAATATTAAGTAAAGGTCCTTATGGAGAAACAGCTATTTCTGCAAAGGATTTTCAACTAACAGAAGAAGAAATTGAAAAGATTAAAGAAGGTAAATACAAAGCTGCAATTGCCATGCATTATGCTGGTAATGATTATTCAACTGCACAAATTAACGGTTTAAAAGCAGCATTTGAAAGAATGGGAATTGAAGTGGTTGCTGTTACAGATGGGCAATTTAAGTCTGAAAAACAAGTAGCTGATATCGAAACAATCATGGCAAAATCTCCAGATATTATCGTCAGTCTACCGGTTGATCCTGTTTCAACTGCTCCGGCTTTTAAAAAAGCTGCAGATGCTGGTATTAAACTGGTATTTATGGATAGCGTACCTGTGGGATTAGAACCAGGCAAGGATTATGTAAGCGTTGTCGCTTCTGATAACTATGGAAATGGTACAGCGGCAGGAGATATTTTAGGTGAACAGCTTGGTGGAAAAGGGAAAGTTGGTATCATTTACCACGATGTTGACTTCTTTGTAAATAACCAACGTCGAGAAGCAGTTGAAACGACACTTAAAGAAAAGTATCCAGAAATTGAAATTGTCACAAGCAGCGGAATAACAACACCGAACGATGCTGAAAAAGTAGCATCAGCCATGTTAACGAGATACAACGATTTAGACGGTATTTTCGCCATTTGGGATGTACCTGCTGAAGGTGTTTTAGCAGCTGCACGAACGGCTGGAAAGGAAGATTTAACTATCACAACAGTAGATTTAGGTACAAACGTTGCCTTAGAGATTGCTTCTGGTGGAAATGTAAAAGGTCTTGGATCACAGCTGCCATTTGATCAGGGAGTTGCAGAGGCGATTTTAGCCGGGCATTCTTTACTTGGAAAAGAAGTTCCTCCATTTGTCGCTGTACCAGGTTTAGCTGTAACACAGGAAAATGTTTTAGAGGCATGGAAAATGGCATACCGTCAGGAAGCTCCGGAAGTAATTCAAAAGGCTGCAAAACAATAA
- a CDS encoding putative quinol monooxygenase has translation MIIIHAYFKVDPEQRNEFLEIAGQVTKHSKAEEGNITYQYYENPEQPNTFVFVEKWKDQTAIQIHEETSHFKGFVSKVDKFLCEPLQAELFEASIL, from the coding sequence ATGATAATTATTCATGCTTATTTCAAGGTTGATCCAGAACAACGTAATGAGTTCCTTGAAATAGCTGGACAAGTAACGAAACATTCTAAAGCTGAAGAAGGAAATATTACTTATCAGTACTATGAAAATCCAGAGCAGCCAAATACATTTGTTTTTGTAGAGAAATGGAAGGATCAAACTGCTATTCAGATACATGAAGAAACGTCCCATTTTAAAGGATTTGTAAGCAAGGTTGACAAGTTTTTATGTGAACCGTTGCAGGCAGAGTTGTTCGAGGCGTCGATTCTGTAG
- a CDS encoding zinc-dependent alcohol dehydrogenase, whose protein sequence is MMTQNTKDVVLKKPQGSFDKKEMKAAVTYGTQDLKIESVPVPEIKDNEVLIKVKACGICGTDPHIYNGHFPAPKPLIQGHEFAGEIVKIGSSVTSVSEGDLVTADINISCGNCYYCRTGQKLFCENITQLGVHINGAFAEYVKAPENNVYKLPEAMSWEEGAYIEPLACVIRGQERANVGMGDTVAIIGAGPMGLAHAIMAKLNGASKVILSEMNKTRLQKAKELGVDFVIDASETDPVQEVINFTEGRGADVVFEVVGAIPTYQQALQMVRKGGTLVAYGAAPADKVMEIKPFDIFSKELTIVGSYAGTYGTWTKAIQLISSKRFNPKDIFSKTITLDQLEEGIKEADQNKDTIKILVNVNQD, encoded by the coding sequence ATGATGACACAGAACACAAAGGATGTTGTACTTAAAAAACCACAAGGCAGTTTTGATAAAAAAGAAATGAAGGCTGCTGTTACTTATGGAACTCAAGATTTAAAAATCGAGTCCGTACCTGTCCCGGAAATAAAGGATAATGAGGTTCTGATTAAAGTAAAAGCTTGCGGGATTTGCGGAACCGATCCACATATATACAACGGACATTTTCCAGCTCCTAAGCCTCTCATCCAAGGCCATGAATTTGCTGGTGAAATTGTAAAAATAGGATCATCAGTGACTAGTGTATCGGAAGGTGACCTTGTAACAGCAGATATCAATATTAGTTGTGGCAATTGCTATTATTGCCGGACAGGTCAGAAGCTCTTTTGCGAGAACATCACACAGCTAGGTGTCCATATCAATGGTGCATTTGCAGAGTACGTAAAAGCGCCTGAAAATAATGTGTATAAATTACCTGAAGCTATGTCCTGGGAGGAAGGCGCATATATCGAACCACTGGCATGTGTTATCAGAGGCCAGGAGCGGGCGAATGTCGGAATGGGGGATACAGTAGCTATTATCGGTGCTGGGCCAATGGGGCTAGCCCATGCAATTATGGCAAAACTAAATGGTGCAAGCAAGGTTATTCTATCTGAAATGAATAAAACACGTCTTCAAAAGGCTAAGGAGCTAGGAGTAGATTTTGTTATTGACGCATCAGAAACAGATCCTGTCCAGGAAGTAATTAATTTTACTGAAGGAAGAGGCGCTGATGTTGTATTTGAAGTTGTTGGAGCGATCCCGACTTATCAGCAAGCTTTACAGATGGTTAGAAAGGGAGGAACGCTGGTTGCTTACGGCGCAGCTCCTGCTGATAAAGTGATGGAAATTAAACCATTTGACATCTTTAGCAAGGAACTAACAATCGTAGGTTCTTATGCAGGTACTTACGGAACATGGACGAAGGCAATCCAACTTATTTCATCAAAAAGATTTAATCCTAAAGATATTTTCAGTAAAACGATCACATTAGATCAGTTAGAAGAGGGAATCAAAGAGGCAGATCAAAACAAAGATACGATAAAAATTTTAGTGAACGTCAATCAGGACTAA